In one Aromatoleum aromaticum EbN1 genomic region, the following are encoded:
- a CDS encoding ATP-dependent nuclease — MRVSRLSIENFRGIANAVLHFSGHTLLIGGNNVGKSTICEALDLVLGPDRLNRTPPVEEFDFRNANYLADDGETIVPLRIEAILVDLTDDIKTLCAANLEFWHTSEKRLLTEGEIAAADDPQVELCLRLVTVGRYDIDEDQFVARTIYGRTNEEPDEEPKSIPTRVKRAIGFLYLRTIRTGSRALSLERGTLLDNILRMKEARKGMWESIRKRLAVLNPPIDADATELGPVLDEIEARLAEYIAPSGEGRSTRLFVSQLTREHLRKTIAFFLTMGQGEAAVPFQQSGTGTLNTLVLALLTFIADLKKDNVIFAMEEPEIALPPHTQRRIANYLLEETSQCFVTSHSPYVIERFEPEGIVKLDRNDQGELSGVVIKLPAGMKAKNYRQNFRRAIAEAMLGRGVIVGEGITEQDALLLVAHKLEEHNLDLFPLDVAGISVINADGDGNLEKLGAFFKEIGIPAFAFFDRKKRTDQEIIALQGTYAITKEITQKGAEMLMAEETPLDRQWQFLELLRNEDSEGRFGIPVVRPIDDAVRALAVKALKGLKGEGGAARLLELCAVGELPPTITGFLGEIYQRYPKPKRRLTAVAEAPADPAIEQEDTAVAAGD; from the coding sequence ATGCGCGTGTCGCGACTGTCCATCGAGAACTTCCGCGGCATTGCCAATGCCGTGCTGCACTTCTCTGGGCATACCCTCCTGATCGGTGGCAACAATGTTGGCAAGAGCACGATCTGCGAGGCGCTTGACCTTGTGCTCGGACCGGATCGGCTGAACCGTACGCCTCCCGTCGAGGAGTTCGATTTTCGCAATGCCAACTACCTCGCTGATGACGGCGAGACGATCGTTCCATTGCGCATCGAAGCTATCCTCGTCGACCTCACCGATGACATCAAGACTCTATGCGCGGCAAATCTGGAGTTCTGGCACACAAGCGAAAAGCGTCTGCTGACTGAAGGTGAGATCGCTGCGGCCGACGACCCCCAGGTCGAGCTCTGTCTGCGCCTAGTCACCGTCGGACGCTACGACATCGACGAAGACCAGTTCGTCGCCCGAACGATCTATGGTCGCACCAATGAAGAGCCCGACGAAGAACCTAAGTCCATCCCGACTCGCGTGAAGCGAGCCATTGGCTTCCTCTACCTACGCACCATCCGCACAGGGTCACGAGCCCTGAGTCTCGAACGCGGCACCTTGCTCGACAACATCCTCCGAATGAAGGAAGCCCGTAAGGGCATGTGGGAGAGCATCCGCAAACGCCTGGCTGTGCTTAACCCGCCGATCGACGCCGATGCAACCGAGTTGGGTCCCGTTCTGGACGAAATCGAAGCGCGTCTAGCCGAATATATCGCGCCGAGCGGTGAAGGCCGTTCGACGCGCCTGTTTGTTTCCCAACTCACACGCGAACATCTACGTAAAACCATCGCCTTTTTCTTGACGATGGGCCAAGGCGAAGCTGCCGTGCCGTTTCAGCAGTCCGGCACGGGAACGCTAAACACCTTGGTGCTAGCACTGTTGACTTTCATCGCCGACCTCAAGAAGGACAACGTGATTTTCGCGATGGAAGAGCCCGAGATCGCGTTGCCTCCGCACACGCAGCGCCGCATTGCCAACTATCTACTCGAAGAGACCTCCCAGTGCTTCGTCACGTCGCATTCACCATATGTCATCGAGCGCTTCGAGCCCGAAGGCATCGTTAAACTCGATCGCAATGATCAAGGCGAACTGTCCGGTGTCGTGATCAAGCTGCCGGCGGGCATGAAAGCGAAGAACTATCGCCAGAACTTCCGCCGCGCGATTGCCGAAGCCATGCTCGGCCGCGGCGTGATCGTCGGTGAAGGCATCACGGAACAGGATGCGCTGCTGCTCGTTGCGCACAAGCTGGAGGAGCACAACCTCGACCTCTTCCCTCTTGATGTCGCGGGGATTAGCGTGATCAATGCGGATGGCGATGGCAACCTGGAGAAGCTGGGCGCCTTCTTCAAAGAGATCGGCATCCCCGCCTTCGCGTTCTTTGATCGGAAGAAGCGCACGGACCAGGAAATCATCGCCCTGCAAGGCACCTACGCAATTACCAAGGAGATCACGCAGAAAGGCGCTGAGATGTTGATGGCCGAGGAAACGCCACTGGATCGCCAATGGCAGTTTCTGGAGCTACTGCGCAACGAAGACAGCGAAGGTCGCTTTGGCATACCCGTTGTACGGCCCATCGATGATGCCGTGCGCGCCCTTGCCGTCAAGGCGCTCAAGGGGTTGAAGGGCGAAGGTGGCGCCGCGCGGCTACTCGAACTGTGCGCCGTGGGTGAACTTCCGCCCACCATCACGGGCTTTCTCGGCGAAATCTACCAGCGCTACCCCAAGCCGAAACGAAGACTGACCGCCGTCGCCGAAGCGCCCGCCGATCCTGCGATCGAACAGGAAGACACTGCCGTCGCTGCGGGAGATTGA
- a CDS encoding UvrD-helicase domain-containing protein, with protein MICPQRQSVLDAIGPVLVTGGPGSGKTTIALAKAQRLIAVGLPPGQTVLFLSFSRAAVARVVEASKAQLPKASQSKLSIQTFHSFFWEILKAYGYLLGAPRRLRLLLPHDETAMRHQFESEGGNWATERERLFRKEGLVAFDLFSTKAHALLAASARLRSLFSCRHPMIVVDEAQDTADDQWQCVRLLSENTQLVCLADLDQQIYDFRPGVSSERITHIMEALQPLRVDLQGQNHRSPNSEIVTFANDMLLGTPRGAAYQGVSRMNFRANADRRDAAIRSAVGIAIQKAKAAATPNDVENLALLATWGRGVNIISRALNGDGTNKSIPHRVMIDEASVLLSSRMVAFLLEPRPAESAELTDLADALDLAAAVFRARGGNGNLSQAQRLAISATQSRAGTAPRANGVAAKLLDALRTLRVHNFSGEPKRDWIEARRILREAGANPLESIANDAEQLVAFQRGRRIASSLTDLWQSQGNYCNARTALDAALAEDQLLSGGNDLHGIQVMTVHKSKGKEFDAVIIFDDPNSSPLIFCPEDAPHPRCRRLLRVGITRARHHVLMLTDMYRPSELMTGHRL; from the coding sequence GTGATCTGTCCGCAGCGGCAGAGTGTGCTAGACGCGATAGGGCCAGTCCTCGTCACCGGCGGCCCTGGCAGCGGCAAGACAACGATAGCCCTGGCGAAGGCCCAGCGCCTCATCGCAGTGGGTCTGCCGCCGGGCCAGACAGTGCTGTTCCTCAGCTTTTCTCGGGCGGCGGTGGCCCGCGTCGTCGAAGCCAGCAAGGCTCAGTTGCCCAAGGCCTCGCAAAGCAAACTCTCGATCCAGACTTTCCATTCGTTCTTCTGGGAGATTCTCAAAGCCTATGGTTACCTGCTGGGTGCGCCCAGGCGGCTTCGCCTGCTGCTCCCCCACGACGAGACTGCCATGCGTCATCAGTTTGAGAGCGAGGGAGGCAACTGGGCGACGGAGCGCGAGCGCCTGTTCCGCAAGGAAGGCTTGGTGGCGTTCGATTTGTTCTCGACCAAGGCCCATGCATTACTGGCCGCGAGCGCGCGCCTACGTTCGCTCTTCTCCTGCCGTCATCCGATGATCGTGGTCGATGAAGCGCAGGATACGGCCGACGATCAATGGCAGTGTGTGCGGTTGCTGTCCGAAAACACACAGTTGGTCTGTCTCGCCGATCTGGATCAACAAATCTACGACTTCCGACCTGGGGTGAGTTCGGAACGAATCACGCATATCATGGAGGCGCTTCAACCATTGCGGGTGGATTTGCAGGGCCAAAACCATCGCAGTCCCAACTCCGAAATCGTTACCTTTGCCAATGACATGCTGCTCGGAACGCCACGCGGCGCCGCATACCAAGGCGTCTCGCGTATGAACTTCCGGGCGAACGCCGACAGACGGGATGCAGCGATCCGTTCGGCCGTCGGCATTGCGATCCAAAAGGCCAAGGCAGCGGCCACGCCAAACGATGTCGAAAACTTGGCGCTGCTGGCGACCTGGGGCCGCGGTGTCAACATCATTTCGCGCGCCCTAAATGGCGACGGCACCAACAAGAGTATCCCGCACCGCGTAATGATAGATGAAGCGTCGGTTCTGCTGTCGAGCCGGATGGTCGCCTTCCTGCTTGAGCCGCGCCCAGCGGAGTCAGCGGAACTAACCGATCTCGCCGATGCACTGGACCTGGCGGCGGCGGTATTCCGCGCGCGTGGCGGTAATGGAAACTTGTCGCAAGCGCAACGCCTAGCGATAAGCGCCACGCAAAGCCGCGCGGGGACAGCGCCGCGCGCCAATGGTGTTGCTGCGAAGTTGCTGGACGCATTGCGCACCCTACGTGTCCATAATTTCTCGGGCGAGCCCAAACGGGACTGGATCGAGGCGCGACGCATTTTGCGCGAGGCTGGCGCCAACCCGCTCGAAAGCATCGCCAATGACGCAGAACAATTGGTCGCGTTCCAGCGTGGTCGACGCATCGCCAGCAGTCTTACTGACTTGTGGCAGTCGCAGGGGAATTATTGCAATGCTCGGACCGCCTTGGATGCCGCGCTGGCGGAAGACCAACTGCTGTCGGGCGGCAATGATCTGCACGGCATCCAGGTGATGACAGTGCACAAGTCCAAGGGCAAGGAGTTCGACGCGGTGATCATCTTCGATGACCCAAACAGCAGCCCGTTGATTTTTTGTCCTGAGGACGCGCCGCATCCGCGCTGCCGGCGGCTGCTGCGCGTCGGTATCACTCGAGCTCGACACCATGTCTTGATGTTGACTGACATGTACCGACCATCCGAGTTGATGACGGGACATCGTCTATAG
- a CDS encoding IS3-like element ISAzo18 family transposase (programmed frameshift), whose translation MTRRKRRNHSPAFKAQVAVAALKGDKTLAELAQQFDVHPNQIADWKSQLMERAAHVFGDASATATAAPDLTKLHAKIGQLTLENGFFRKRAHQGGPAERKKMIDRTHELPLTQQCRILRLARSSMYYTPREVSAHDLALMRRMDELHLEHPFAGARMLRDLLRAEGHAIGRKHVGTLMRRMGIEALYRKPNTSRRRRGDEIYPYLLRDLKIERPNQAWAADITYIPMRKGFVYLFAIIDWSSRRVLAWRLSNTLTTDFCLDAVREALHRYGRPEIFNTDQGCQFTSTDFTDLLKDNGIQISMDGKGCWRDNVFVERLWKSVKYEEVYLKAYDSVAEAKAHLGAYLRFYNERRPHRAHDGRTPDQAYFGALRDETPLAA comes from the exons ATGACGAGAAGGAAACGGCGAAACCACTCGCCGGCGTTCAAGGCGCAAGTGGCGGTGGCCGCGCTCAAAGGAGACAAGACGCTGGCCGAGCTGGCGCAGCAGTTCGACGTCCATCCGAACCAGATCGCCGACTGGAAGAGCCAGTTGATGGAGCGCGCCGCGCACGTGTTCGGTGACGCCTCGGCGACCGCGACCGCCGCACCGGATCTGACGAAGCTGCACGCCAAGATCGGGCAGCTGACGCTGGAGAATG GATTTTTTAGAAAGCGCGCTCACCAAGGCGGGCCTGCTGAGCGCAAGAAAATGATCGACCGCACCCATGAACTGCCGCTGACGCAGCAATGCCGGATTCTGCGTCTGGCGCGCTCGTCGATGTACTACACGCCGCGAGAAGTGTCGGCGCACGATCTGGCGCTGATGCGCCGGATGGACGAACTGCATCTCGAGCACCCGTTTGCCGGAGCGCGGATGCTGCGGGATTTGCTGCGCGCCGAGGGGCATGCGATCGGGCGCAAGCACGTCGGCACGCTGATGCGCCGCATGGGCATCGAGGCGCTCTATCGCAAGCCCAACACGTCCCGGCGCCGCCGCGGTGACGAGATCTATCCGTACCTGCTGCGGGATCTGAAGATCGAACGCCCCAACCAGGCGTGGGCCGCCGACATCACCTACATCCCGATGCGCAAGGGTTTCGTGTATCTGTTCGCCATCATCGATTGGTCCTCGCGCCGAGTGCTGGCGTGGCGGCTGTCGAACACGCTGACCACCGACTTCTGCCTCGATGCGGTGCGCGAAGCGCTGCATCGCTACGGCCGCCCGGAGATCTTCAACACCGATCAGGGATGCCAGTTCACCAGCACCGATTTCACCGACCTGCTCAAAGACAACGGCATCCAGATCAGCATGGACGGCAAGGGCTGCTGGCGCGACAACGTCTTCGTCGAGCGGCTGTGGAAGAGCGTGAAATACGAAGAGGTGTACCTCAAGGCCTATGACAGCGTCGCCGAGGCCAAGGCCCACCTGGGCGCCTACCTGCGCTTCTACAACGAACGCCGGCCGCACCGCGCTCACGACGGGCGCACCCCCGACCAGGCGTACTTCGGCGCGCTCCGCGATGAGACGCCGCTGGCGGCATGA
- a CDS encoding AAA family ATPase, translated as MAAPIVPYSVEDILKDGCFLERPEIDLLLDRLRTKKNLILQGPPGTGKTWLAKRLAFALMGQKDDSKVRAVQFHPNLSYEDFVRGWRPTGEGKLSLADGVFMEAIKAASKDPSARFVVVIEEINRGNPAQIFGELLTLLEAGKRTPNEALELCYPDADGKRRPVHIPENLYVVGTMNIADRSLALVDLALRRRFAFVGLEPRLSPAWRDWVVKECAVDPALVADIERRIAELNDQIAADARLGKQFRIGHSYVTPAHRLEAGDTKNWFRQIVETEIGPLLDEYWFDAPDEAQKAIARLTQGW; from the coding sequence GTGGCTGCGCCGATCGTTCCGTATTCGGTCGAGGACATTCTCAAGGACGGATGCTTCCTCGAGCGGCCCGAGATCGATCTGCTGCTCGATCGGCTGCGCACCAAGAAGAACTTGATCCTTCAGGGCCCTCCGGGCACGGGCAAGACCTGGCTCGCCAAGCGGCTGGCGTTTGCGTTGATGGGACAGAAGGACGACAGCAAGGTCCGCGCTGTGCAGTTCCATCCCAACCTGTCCTACGAGGACTTCGTTCGGGGCTGGCGCCCGACCGGCGAAGGCAAGTTGTCGCTGGCGGACGGCGTTTTCATGGAGGCGATCAAGGCTGCGAGCAAAGACCCGTCCGCTAGGTTTGTAGTGGTGATCGAGGAGATCAACCGTGGCAACCCGGCGCAGATCTTCGGGGAGCTGTTGACGCTGCTGGAGGCTGGGAAACGCACGCCCAACGAGGCCTTGGAACTCTGCTATCCCGATGCAGATGGCAAGCGTCGTCCCGTCCACATTCCCGAGAATCTCTATGTGGTCGGCACCATGAACATCGCCGACCGATCACTTGCGCTGGTCGATCTGGCACTGCGTCGCCGCTTTGCTTTCGTTGGACTGGAGCCGAGGTTGAGCCCTGCTTGGCGGGATTGGGTGGTCAAGGAGTGTGCTGTCGATCCAGCCCTGGTGGCGGATATCGAACGCCGAATCGCCGAGCTGAACGACCAAATCGCGGCGGATGCGCGTCTTGGTAAGCAGTTCCGGATTGGCCACAGCTATGTCACACCTGCGCATCGGCTGGAAGCAGGAGACACGAAGAACTGGTTCCGGCAGATCGTGGAGACGGAGATCGGCCCGCTGTTGGATGAATATTGGTTCGACGCGCCCGACGAAGCACAAAAGGCAATTGCACGGCTGACGCAGGGCTGGTGA
- the mcrC gene encoding 5-methylcytosine-specific restriction endonuclease system specificity protein McrC: MNAVAEEAEDSSATAEGFIGHIPVRNIWLLMLYASDLFRTHGIGKVGLEDSPDELPDLVAEILAHAVEVRQRRRLSLGYRSRDAVLNRVRGRIDVLATERHQLLDRGLVACRFDELTIDTPRNRFVRAALESVSRVVRRKDVAHRCRSLASGMKAMGVSGDAPTRAQMSTDRFGRNDVDDRFMVAAAKLAFDLALPTEASGANVLSLPDREATWVRRLFERAVGGFYDVVLSPRGWRVLCGGTMGWQIEQKTAGIEKILPTMRTDVVLDHPSSGRRIVIDTKFTSIVTTGWYREETLRSGYVYQIYAYLRSQVGRGEALADCASGLLLHPAIGQMVDETVVIQGHHIRFATVNLTASPADIRSQLLRLCEPTATLRANPVSDDGFVKIMGRISIDTSTSH, translated from the coding sequence ATGAACGCTGTCGCAGAAGAGGCAGAAGATTCGTCCGCGACTGCTGAGGGGTTCATCGGACACATTCCGGTGCGCAACATCTGGCTGCTGATGCTCTATGCCTCGGACCTGTTCCGCACTCACGGTATCGGCAAGGTCGGTCTGGAAGACAGCCCGGACGAGCTGCCAGACCTGGTCGCCGAGATTCTTGCCCATGCGGTTGAGGTTCGACAGCGTCGTCGCTTAAGTCTCGGCTATCGATCTCGTGACGCCGTGCTCAACCGCGTGCGTGGTCGCATCGATGTTCTGGCCACCGAGCGTCATCAATTGCTGGATCGGGGTTTGGTGGCATGCCGGTTCGACGAGCTCACCATCGACACCCCGCGTAATCGCTTTGTCCGTGCAGCTTTGGAATCCGTATCCAGGGTCGTGCGGAGGAAGGACGTTGCCCATCGGTGCCGGTCACTTGCAAGCGGCATGAAAGCAATGGGTGTATCTGGCGATGCGCCGACACGGGCCCAAATGAGCACAGATCGTTTTGGCCGTAACGATGTGGACGACCGGTTCATGGTGGCAGCTGCGAAGCTGGCGTTCGATCTGGCGCTTCCCACGGAGGCATCGGGCGCGAATGTGCTCTCTTTACCGGATCGTGAAGCGACCTGGGTACGTCGACTGTTCGAGCGAGCGGTGGGCGGGTTCTACGACGTGGTGTTGAGCCCACGAGGATGGCGGGTGCTGTGCGGCGGCACTATGGGCTGGCAGATTGAGCAGAAGACTGCTGGGATCGAAAAGATCCTGCCGACGATGCGAACCGATGTCGTGCTCGACCATCCGTCATCTGGACGGCGGATCGTCATCGACACTAAGTTCACGTCGATCGTGACAACTGGCTGGTACCGTGAGGAAACCCTGCGTAGCGGCTATGTGTACCAGATCTATGCCTACTTGCGTTCTCAGGTGGGGCGCGGCGAGGCGCTTGCCGATTGCGCCAGCGGGTTGTTGCTGCATCCAGCGATCGGTCAGATGGTCGACGAGACGGTGGTGATCCAAGGACACCATATTCGGTTTGCCACCGTGAATTTGACGGCGTCGCCGGCGGACATTCGATCGCAACTGCTGCGACTCTGCGAGCCAACTGCGACTCTGCGAGCCAATCCAGTCAGTGACGACGGGTTCGTGAAAATCATGGGCAGAATCAGCATCGACACCTCGACCTCGCACTGA
- a CDS encoding lytic transglycosylase domain-containing protein has translation MGRLPQFAALAAFAFLALAPTGAQACWEEAAKRYGISADLLYAIARVESNLNPLAVNRSHVRRTGSYDIGLMQINSGHLRTLSRHGIREADLFEPCTNIHVGAWLLADSFSRRGATWDAVGAYNAACSQLRGQDCAEARAKYAWRVYRQLPRQRGPRSSSQTVSTVATPGLMSARVSP, from the coding sequence ATGGGTCGACTGCCGCAATTTGCTGCCCTGGCTGCCTTCGCCTTCCTGGCGCTCGCGCCCACCGGGGCGCAAGCCTGCTGGGAGGAGGCTGCCAAGCGCTACGGCATCTCGGCCGACCTGCTCTATGCCATTGCCCGGGTCGAGTCGAACCTGAATCCCCTGGCGGTCAATCGCTCACACGTCCGGCGCACCGGGTCCTACGACATCGGGCTCATGCAGATCAACAGCGGACACCTGCGGACCCTATCCCGTCACGGTATCCGGGAAGCCGATCTCTTCGAGCCCTGCACCAACATCCATGTCGGTGCCTGGCTGCTCGCGGACAGTTTTTCGCGGCGAGGCGCGACGTGGGATGCCGTCGGCGCCTACAACGCGGCCTGCTCGCAACTCAGGGGCCAGGACTGCGCCGAGGCCCGCGCCAAATACGCCTGGCGGGTGTACCGCCAGTTGCCTCGGCAACGCGGCCCACGCTCGAGTTCGCAGACGGTATCGACGGTGGCGACCCCCGGCCTAATGTCGGCGAGGGTCTCGCCATGA
- a CDS encoding OmpA family protein, with protein MMARVMRRTGWLAVVGCCTALAASCSLFRAQEPLDSTTGRHPTAPARLAQLDFGRDAVFAQCVPPACPTRTPKSLATEAPKQSIDPAASPAPAEPVAPTPVQPAPATTAPSSRTVIVQFALGSAKLSRAARSQLNAAMDDLLQVRRITIIGRTDSTGPLAFNQDLALARALAVRDHLRRTHPALAATLTLRARGACCFIAPNDTLAGRAQNRRVEVVFQMNEEHQP; from the coding sequence ATGATGGCTCGCGTTATGCGTCGCACCGGTTGGCTCGCCGTTGTCGGCTGCTGCACGGCCCTTGCAGCGTCGTGCAGCCTGTTCCGCGCGCAGGAGCCGCTCGATTCCACAACCGGACGGCACCCGACAGCACCCGCACGGTTGGCCCAACTCGACTTCGGCCGCGACGCCGTGTTCGCGCAGTGCGTGCCCCCAGCCTGCCCCACGCGCACGCCCAAGAGCCTGGCCACCGAAGCGCCCAAGCAGTCGATCGACCCTGCCGCGTCACCCGCCCCAGCCGAACCCGTCGCGCCCACCCCCGTGCAGCCCGCTCCTGCGACGACGGCGCCGTCCTCGCGCACGGTCATTGTGCAGTTCGCCCTGGGCAGCGCGAAGCTGAGCCGCGCCGCGCGTTCCCAGCTGAATGCGGCCATGGACGATCTACTCCAAGTGCGCCGCATCACGATCATCGGCCGCACCGATAGCACGGGGCCCCTGGCGTTCAACCAGGACCTCGCCCTGGCGCGCGCCCTCGCGGTTCGCGACCACCTTCGCAGGACGCATCCGGCGCTGGCCGCGACGCTGACCCTGCGCGCCCGTGGCGCGTGCTGCTTCATCGCCCCGAACGACACCCTGGCCGGGCGCGCCCAGAACCGCCGGGTCGAGGTGGTCTTCCAGATGAACGAGGAGCACCAGCCATGA
- the traL gene encoding type IV conjugative transfer system protein TraL translates to MRTDTYIPRRLDDQWKIGFWDVDVAAPVVLMFFVGYLSGTRMSFAICLATGIFLSRWISRLKADKHPAYAIHWLYWHLPASPLTAMRATPPSHLRRMVG, encoded by the coding sequence ATGCGCACCGACACCTACATTCCCCGTCGTCTGGACGACCAGTGGAAGATCGGCTTCTGGGACGTCGATGTCGCGGCGCCGGTCGTTCTCATGTTCTTCGTCGGCTACCTGTCCGGCACGAGGATGTCCTTCGCCATCTGCCTGGCGACGGGCATCTTCCTCTCGCGCTGGATCTCGCGGCTGAAGGCAGACAAGCACCCGGCCTATGCCATCCACTGGCTGTACTGGCATCTGCCCGCGAGCCCCCTGACCGCGATGCGGGCCACCCCGCCCTCGCACCTTCGCCGCATGGTCGGTTGA
- the traE gene encoding type IV conjugative transfer system protein TraE, translated as MDFERLNGDIKEMRRRNRGLGLAVGVLAAGQILALVVILNLLGTVRTVVVPPALNQTFWVTRDQASHEYLEQMGSFIAWLILDVTPASIDWKKGVLLGYVEPEQYGPLKTRQEVEAERLKRINAATVFAPQQLVPSEAAQSVVIRGRLRTLVNGFETANELKAYLIEFSYAGARMHLKAFKEVPYASK; from the coding sequence ATGGACTTCGAACGGCTCAACGGCGACATCAAGGAGATGCGGCGCCGCAATCGCGGGCTCGGCCTGGCGGTCGGCGTGCTGGCTGCCGGCCAGATCCTTGCCCTGGTGGTCATCCTCAATCTGCTGGGAACGGTGCGCACGGTCGTCGTGCCGCCCGCCCTCAACCAGACTTTCTGGGTCACCCGCGACCAGGCCAGCCACGAATATCTAGAGCAGATGGGCAGCTTCATCGCCTGGCTGATCCTCGACGTAACGCCGGCGTCGATCGACTGGAAGAAGGGCGTCCTCTTGGGCTACGTCGAGCCCGAGCAGTACGGCCCGCTCAAGACGCGGCAGGAAGTGGAGGCCGAGCGCCTGAAGCGCATCAACGCGGCCACCGTGTTCGCGCCCCAGCAACTCGTCCCCAGCGAGGCGGCGCAGAGCGTCGTCATTCGCGGGCGCCTGCGCACCCTGGTCAACGGCTTCGAGACGGCCAACGAACTCAAGGCCTACCTGATCGAGTTCAGCTATGCCGGCGCGCGCATGCACCTGAAGGCCTTCAAGGAGGTGCCCTATGCGAGCAAATAG
- a CDS encoding type-F conjugative transfer system secretin TraK yields MQRIGQALSAIATVAAVILAAPVHALQLVEASDGVSVEAILSIKEPTRIRIENAPITDVFGNILSSNCGPSPALPTNPGTTAPGAGLPTINPGGEIVLECDRDKGEVYIRPVGDSAKPVNLFVSSADATYTLLLRRADTPADTIVIRDKTPKAFRATGAAQAAAGPSPNPIRAMKALLVAMTTDRVPADVQVEEAHRTIQLWTEVRFSLVRQYEGRGLIGEKFLLQNVGTEPMVLAEQEFDRDGGEVAGIAIEHHNLRPGESTSVYVIRRGGGR; encoded by the coding sequence GTGCAGCGCATCGGACAGGCATTGTCGGCGATCGCTACGGTCGCCGCGGTGATCCTGGCAGCGCCCGTCCATGCCCTGCAGCTCGTCGAGGCCAGCGACGGCGTTTCCGTCGAAGCCATCCTCTCGATCAAGGAGCCGACGCGCATCCGCATCGAGAACGCGCCGATCACCGACGTATTCGGCAACATTCTGTCGAGCAACTGCGGCCCGTCTCCGGCGCTGCCCACGAACCCCGGCACCACGGCGCCCGGGGCCGGCCTGCCGACGATCAATCCGGGCGGCGAGATCGTGCTGGAGTGCGACCGCGACAAGGGCGAGGTCTATATCCGCCCGGTGGGCGACTCGGCAAAGCCGGTCAACCTGTTCGTCTCGTCGGCCGACGCCACCTACACGCTGCTGTTGCGCCGTGCCGACACCCCAGCCGACACCATCGTCATCCGCGACAAGACGCCCAAGGCGTTCAGGGCGACGGGGGCGGCTCAGGCGGCGGCCGGGCCGTCGCCGAATCCCATCCGGGCGATGAAGGCCCTGCTGGTGGCGATGACCACGGACCGTGTGCCGGCGGACGTCCAGGTGGAGGAAGCCCACCGCACGATCCAGCTTTGGACGGAAGTGCGCTTCTCGTTGGTACGCCAGTACGAGGGGCGCGGTCTCATCGGGGAGAAGTTCCTGCTGCAGAACGTCGGCACCGAACCCATGGTGTTGGCGGAGCAGGAGTTCGACCGAGACGGCGGTGAGGTCGCCGGAATCGCCATCGAGCACCACAACCTGCGCCCCGGCGAGAGCACCAGCGTTTACGTGATCCGGCGCGGAGGTGGGCGATGA